From the Euphorbia lathyris chromosome 6, ddEupLath1.1, whole genome shotgun sequence genome, one window contains:
- the LOC136233830 gene encoding mediator-associated protein 2 has translation MVANEEGYKPEAGFQEDLREPLVDLSLTDSTELWLIQWPQNELPDCHGIELPLNLHGDGCLGSFEGLSGKAYDVVSCATREPNATVFLSTASETKIVGNISRRVSLVHYPDPKELERQEAEKKSKRFHQMSGGSTTPSRSSKLRNPSSSRSHAATHSSRKSSLSEVGERSSGQKRRKTKPTASTDRSTLDSGRGHIGE, from the exons ATGGTTGCGAACGAGGAGGGCTATAAGCCTGAAGCAGGATTTCAAGAGGATTTAAGAGAACCACTAGTTGATCTTTCATTGACAGACTCTACAGAGCTCTGGCTCATCCAGTGGCCTCAGAATGAG CTTCCTGATTGTCATGGGATAGAGTTACCACTCAATCTTCACGGTGATGGATGCTTGGGCAGTTTTGAGGGTTTGTCAG GCAAAGCATATGATGTGGTCAGCTGTGCTACTCGAGAGCCCAATGCAACAGTTTTTCTATCCACTGCATCGGAAACAAAAATTG TGGGGAATATATCGAGACGCGTTTCTCTTGTACACTACCCTGATCCGAAAGAGCTTGAGAGACAAGAAGCTGAAAAGAAATCAAAACGATTCCATCAAATGTCTGGTGGATCTACAACTCCATCAAGGAGTAGTAAACTCAGAAATCCATCATCATCAAGGAGTCATGCTGCAACACACAGTAGCAGAAAGTCTTCTTTGTCTGAAGTTGGCGAAAGATCCAGCGGCCAAAAAAGGCGTAAAACTAAACCTACCGCATCAACTGATAGGTCTACTCTGGATTCAGGACGAGGTCACATTGGAGAATGA